The region TTCGAGCCGGCCGACCTGGAAGTGCTGGATCGCTATCACCTGACCACGGCCGTGCATCATCCGGACCAACTGGCCATCCTGGCCGGCAACCGCGGTTCGCGCCGGCTGGATATCTTCATGAAGCTCAATACCGGCATGAACCGGCTGGGTTTCGCGCCTGACGCTTATCGCGCGGCCTATCAACAGGCGCTGCGCCTGCGCGACGACGGCGTGTTGAATTCCGTCGGCAAGATGACCCACTTCGCCAACGCCGACGGCCCGCAAGGCGTGGCGGACCAGATGGAAGTGTTCGACCGCATCACCGACGGGCTGCCCGGCCCGGTCAGCGTATCGAACTCCGCCGCCACATTGCGCTATCCGGACATCTCGCTGGCGCGCGACGACCATGCCGCCTGGGTACGGCCGGGTTGCTGCCTGTATGGCATTTCGCCTTTCCACGATGCCAACGCCGCCAGTTTCGGCCTGCGTCCGGCCATGACCCTGGCGTCGCGCCTTATCTCCGTCCAAGAGGTCAAGGCCGGTGCCGCCGTCGGCTATGGCAGCGCGTTCATCGCCGATGCGCCGATGCGCGTCGGGGTCGTGGCCTGCGGCTATGCCGATGGGTATCCGCGCCATGCGGGCACGGGCACGCCGGTCACGGTCGCCGGGGTGCGTACGCGCTTGCTGGGACGGGTTTCCATGGACATGCTGGCGGTCGACCTGACACCCATCCCGGCGGCGGGTGTCGGCGCGCCGGTGGTGCTGTGGGGGGAGGGCGGTCCCACGGTGGATGAAGTGGCGCAGGCCGCTGAAACCATAGGTTACGAATTGGTGTGTGCCCTGGCGCCGCGCGTGCCGGTGCAGGGGCGGGATATCTGACGGGGACGGGTCTGGGGGAAAAACAAGACACCGACGCCCTGGTTGGTGTCTACTTGGGGCTTTTCCCCCCCACTGCAGATTCGAGGTTGTTCCCATGAAAGACAAATGCGTGCTGGTAACCGGCGCTACCAAAGGGATAGGCTGGGCGCTTACGCGCCGTCTGGCCGACATGGGCTGCCATGTAGTGGGAATCGCCCGGCATACCAATGATGTCGATTTTCCGGGGTATCTCTACGCCTGTGATCTGGCCGATGCCGGCAAGACGGAAGATGTGCTGCGCGAGATCCGCGAAAAATTTCCTGTCGACGCCATCGTCAACAATGTAGGCCTGGTGTTGCCGCAGCCCTTGGGCTCGGTGGAATTGGCGTCGCTGTATAACGTGCTGGATTTGAATGTGCGCGTGGCCGTGCAGGTGGTGCAGACCTTTGTCGAGTCGATGAAGACGCGCCGTTCGGGCCGCATCGTGAACGTCGTCAGCCGCGCCATTCATGGCAGCCAGGACCGCACCAGCTATTCGGCCGCCAAGGCCGCGCTGGTGGGTTGCACCCGTACGTGGGCGCTGGAGCTGGCTGAATACGGCGTCACGGTGAATGCTGTTGCGCCTGGTCCCATCGAAACGGAGTTGTTCCGCGCCAGCCGTCCTGTCGGCAGCGAGGGCGAGAAGCGGGTGTTGTCCGGGATTCCGATGAAGCGTATCGGCACCCCCGCCGAAGCCGCCGCCGCCATCGCATTCCTGCTGTCCGACGATGCCGGCTTCATCACCGGCCAGGTGCTGGGCGTCGACGGCGGCGGCAGCCTCGCCGGCCGCAGCTAGATATATGAGGGGGGAACCCCTCATGCTCCCGCATGTGCATCGGCGCCCGCCCTGGCGGCGGCCATGCCCCGCAGGGCCTGGATCGCTGCCGCGGGGAGTATGAGGGGGGACCCCTCATAGTTTTAATGAAAGTCTTGGCCGGCTGAGCGCTTTGCCAAAGCACGCTCCGGCCGCACGGCTACTCCCCATTCGCTAAACTCGCGCAATGGCCAAATCCCGAACCGTCTACGTCTGTGCCGAATGCGGCGGCACCAGTCTCAAGTGGCAGGGCAAATGCCCCCACTGCAACGCCTGGAACACGCTGGAAGAAACCGTCGAAAGCGCCGCCCCCGCGGCGGCTGCGCAGCATCGCTATGCGCCTTTGGCGGCCTCCAGCCCCGTCCGCAGCCTGGCCGAGATCGAAGCCCGCGAAGTCCCGCGCCAACCGACCGGCCTGGACGAGTTCGACCGCGTCCTGGGCGGTGGCCTGGTGGCCGGCGCCGTGGTGCTGATCGGCGGCGATCCCGGCATCGGCAAGTCGACCTTGCTGCTGCAGGCGCTGGCGTCCATGTCGGCCACGGCCAAGGTGCTGTACGTCACCGGTGAAGAATCGGCGGAGCAGGTGGCCCTGCGCGCGCGCCGTCTGGGCCTGCCGACCGGCGAGGTCAATCTGCTGGCCGAAATCCGCCTGGAAGCCATCCAGGCCGCCGTCGCTGACCAACGGCCGGTGGTGGCGGTCATCGATTCCATCCAGACCCTCTATAGCAGCGAGCTGACCGCCGCGCCCGGTTCCGTGTCCCAGGTGCGCGAGTGCGCGGCCCAGCTGACCCGCCTGGCCAAGCAGACCGGCATCGCCATCGTGATGATCGGCCACGTCACCAAGGACGGCGCTTTGGCCGGCCCGCGCGTGCTGGAGCACATCGTCGACACCGTGCTGTATTTCGAGGGCGACACGCATTCTTCCTACCGCCTGGTGCGGGCCTTCAAGAACCGTTTCGGCGCGGTCAATGAACTGGGCGTGTTCGCGATGACGGATCGCGGCCTGCGGGGAGTCGCCAACCCGTCCGCCTTGTTCCTGTCCCAGCATGACCGCCAGGTGGCGGGCTCCTGCGTGATGGCAACGCAGGAAGGTACGCGGCCGCTGCTGGTGGAGATCCAGGCGCTGGTGGACGCCGCGCATACGCCGAATCCCAAGCGGCTGACCGTGGGCTTGGAGGGCAACCGTCTGGCCATGTTGCTGGCGGTGCTGCACCGTCATGCCGGCGTGGTGACGTCGGATCAGGACGTGTTCGTCAACGCGGTGGGGGGCGTGCGGATTACCGAGCCGGCGGCTGACTTGCCGGTATTGCTGTCGATCATGTCGTCCTTGCGCGATCGTCCTTTGCCGCGGGGGCTGGTGACGTTTGGGGAAGTGGGCCTGGCGGGTGAAATCCGGCCCGCGCCGCGGGGCCAGGAGCGTCTGCGCGAAGCCGCGAAGCTGGGTTTCAACGTGGCCTTGATTCCGAAAGCCAATGCGCCGCGGCAGCCGATCGAGGGTTTGGAAGTATGGGCGTGCGATCGTCTGGAAGACGCGTTGGAGAAATTGAAGGAAGCCTGACCCCGGGCGCGCGCCTTTTTCTTCGGAAGAGTTTGTTTAGCAGAGGGGGCTCCGCCCCCTCATGCCCCCGCAGGGTTTGCCGTTGTGCGAAGCCCGAGCCGCGCGTGGGGGAAGTGGCGCGGCCCCTTCGTGGCGTCTGCTGTTTGCGGGCGTGCGATGGCACACGCCACGCGTTGCGGTTCCTCAGTTGCCACGATCTCTCTTCAAGAACGCAGCTCAAACCGGGGCGGAGGGGGCGGAGCCCCCTCATATTCTTTCCACGTTAGTGGATTAACCCAGGCCCGGGCCAAGGCATTAACAAAGCGATTATCCGTTTCTGCCGAAAATCCATTCCCGTCATTTAAGTTGAATGACAGCTTCAAACTCCGGAAACCCCTATTTTTCAGGGTTTTCCCTCGAAAATTCCCGTGTTCGCATTGCGTTGCATCACGTATGAATTTTTTTTGAGATCGCATGCAACCTTCCCGAAACTCCCTGCTCCAAAGCAGTACGGGGAACACGGCAAAATCGCCGCGCCCGTGGAATCAAGGCCCGGTGGCCTTATTAATTCTGGAGTTATTCATGACCACTCGCTCCCGCATTGCTGCTTTTCTGTCCGTCTCGGCGCTGACCCTGGGTCTGGCCGCGGCGCCGGCGGCTTTCGCTGCCGATGCTTCGACGACCGCCAAGCCCAAGTCCACGCAAACTCACAAGCACAAGGCCAAGAAGTCCGGTGCCAAGTCGTCCTCCAAGACGACCGCGACCACCCCGGCCAAGTAATTCACGCGGGCGCAGGTACAAGCGAAGCTTCCGCGAGGAAGCTTCGCTTTTTTGTCGCTTGGCCGCCTGAATTCAAAAAGCCATCTCCCGTACTAAAAATCCTCTGGAATAGAAGCCCGGCCCATCGGGGACACCGCGGAGCCGGGTCCCCCGGTCCGCCGGTGTCGCCCCCTGGGGGGCCGCGCTCCGCGCGGTACGGGGGGATTTTTTACTGTAGAGCGCCAGACTTTAGTCAGCTTTAGGTACGATACGCCCATGCCTGAAACCGCCGCCGCCCGTCTCCCAGCCTCGTCACCGCCCGCCAGGCGTGGCCTCATGCACACCCTGCGCCAAGGTGTGCGCGCCTTGCTGCGCGATACCCGCGCCGGCGAACTGCGCCTGCTGGTCATCGCCCTGGTCGTCGCCGTGGCTGCCGTCACCAGCGTGGGCTTCCTGGCCGACCGGGTCGGCCGCGCCCTCGAACGCGATGCCGCGCAGATGCTGGGCGCCGACGTGGTGCTCGACGCCGACGCGCCTTTGCCGCCCATATTCGAACAACGCGCCTTGCAGGAAGGCCTGCGGCTGGTCCACACCTGGCAGTTCCCCTCCATGGCCGGCGCGGGCGACAACGCGCAACTGGTCTCCCTGAAAGCCGTCGAACCGGGCTACCCCCTGCGCGGCAACCTGCGCACGGCCACCGCGCCCTTCGGCGCCGACACGCCCACCCGCGATGTCCCGGAGCGCGGCACCGTCTGGGTCGACCCGCAACTCCTGGGCATGCTCAATGTCGCCGTGGGCGGCACGCTCACCCTGGGCGACTCCGAATTCCGCATCGCCCGCGTGGTGACCTACGAACCCGATCGCAGCCTGCAGTTCGTCAACGTGTCGCCGCGCGTCATGATGCGCGCCGACGACCTGGCGGCCACGCACCTGATCGCCCCCGGCAGCCGCGTCGGCTACGCCTTGCTGGCCGCCGGCGACCCGCCCGCGGTCGCCGCCTATTCGACCTGGTTGAACGAGAATCTGCAGCGTGGCCAGAAAGTCGCCACGGTGGAGTCCGGCCGTCCCGACGTGCGCCGCGTGCTGGATCGCGCCCAGCGCTTCCTGTCGCTGGTGGCCTTGCTGGCCGTGCTGATCTCCGCGGTGGCGGTGGCCCTGGCGGCCAACCGTTTCATGCAGCGCCATCGCGACGGCGTGGCGGTGATGCGCTGCCTGGGCGCCCCGCAATCCGCCATCACGCGCATGCTGACGGTGGAGTTCATCCTGGTCGGCGTGCTGGCGTCGCTGATTGGCGGCGTTGTCGGCTACGCCGTGCATCAAGGCCTGGTCACCGTGCTGGCCCGTTTCATCGACACGGCGCTGCCGGCGCCGTCCGTGCTGCCCGCGGCGCAGGGGCTGGCCACCGGCTTGTGGCTGTTGCTGGGCTTCGCCCTGCCATCGCTGGCGCAACTGCGCCATGTCCCGCCGGCGCGGGTCCTGCGTCGCGACGACCCCGGCCTGCAAGCCGGCAGCGTGCTTGGCTACGCCATCGGCGCGGCCGGTTTCGCCCTGTTGATCTGGTGGTTCGCCGGCAACGCGCGGCTGGGCGGCATCATCGCCGGCGGCTTCCTCGGCGCCTTTGTCGTGTTCGCCCTGCTGGCCGGGCTCTGCGTGGCCTTGCTGGCGCGTGTGCGCGGCGCGGCCGCGGGCATGCCCGCGCTGCGTTTCGCCCTGGCCGGCGTGGTGCGCCGGCGGGCCGCCACCATCACCCAGGTCTGCGCGCTGGCCATCGGCCTGATGGCCTTGCTGTTGCTGGCCATGACGCGTACCGACCTGATCGCCGGCTGGCAGCGCACCTTGCCGGCCGATGCGCCCAACCGTTTCCTGATCAACATCCAGCCCGACCAGCGCGCGCCCGTGGCCGCGCGCCTGACCCAGGGCGGCGTCGCCCAGGCCGATCTCTATCCCATGATCCGCGGCCGGCTGGTCGGCATCAATGGCCGCGCGGTGTCGGCCGCCGACTATGAAGAAGGCCGCGCCAAACGCCTGGTGGACCGGGAGTTCAACCTGTCGTACGCCGACCGGATGCCGTCCTATAACCGCCTGGCGGAAGGCCGCTGGATGGCGCCCGACTCGCGCGAGGTGTCCATGGAATCGGGCATCGCCACCACGCTGGGCGTGAAGATGGGCGACAAGCTGACCTTCGACATCGCCGGCCAGACCGTGGACGCCGACGTCACCAGCCTGCGCACGGTCGACTGGGACACCATGCGCGTGAACTTCTTCGCCATGCTGTCGCCGGCGGCGCTCGCCGATGCGCCGCAAAGCTGGATCACGTCCTTCCACCTGCCCGACAATCGACCGCAGCTGCTGCCCCAGCTGGTGCGCGACTTCCCCAATCTGACAGTGTTCGACGTCGGCGCCATCCTGAAGCAGTTGCAGACCGTGCTGGACCAGGTGGTGCAGGCGGTGCAACTGCTGTTCGTGTTCACTTTGGCGGCCGGCGTGCTGGTGCTGGCGGCGGCGCTCACCGCCACCCGCGACGAGCGCGTGCGCGAGGCCGCGGTACTGCGCGCGCTGGGCGCCACGCGCCGCCAGCTGGCGCGCGCGCAACGCCTGGAGCTGCTGGCCGTGGGCGGCCTGGCCGGCCTGCTGGGCGCGGCCGGCGCCGCCGTGGTGGCCTGGGCGCTGTCCCGCTATGTATTCGATTTCACTATCACGCTCAGCCTGTGGCCCTGGCTGGCCGGCATCGCCGCCGGCATGCTGGGGGCCTGGGGTGGGGGTGCACTGGCCTTGCGCGGCGTCTTGCGGACGCCGCCGCTGGTCACTTTGCGAGAAGCACTATGACGACAACGACGCGTGTCGAGCCGATATTCGAGCCGATTGATCACACGCGCAGTATTTTTGAGCAACTTGGCGGCGAGCCCGGCGTGCGGGCGCTGGTCGACCGCTTCTACGACCTGATGGACGTGGACACCGACCTGGCCGACCTGCGCGCGGCGCATGGCCCCAGCCTGGACAACGCGCGCGACCGCCTGTTCTGGTTCCTGTGCGGCTTTTTCGGCGGCCCCGATCATTACATCGAGCGCTTCGGCCATCCGCGCCTGCGCGCGCGCCACCTGCCTTTTTCCATCGGTACCCGGGAGCGCGATCAATGGGTGGTCTGCATGGGCCGCGCCATGGCCGACCAGGGCCTGGAACAGGCCTTGATGGACCGCTTGCTGCATTCCTTCTACGGCACCGCCGACTGGATGCGTAATCGTGAGGGTTGAAACCGCCTGGCTGACGTGGGATGCGGCGCAGGCCGCTGCCGCCAACGGCAGCGAGCGCCGCATGATCCCCGGCGCGGCCGGCGCCATGCTTTACGACGCCGCCCGCATCGGCCGGCCGGGGCCGGAACTCTTCGATGCCGCGGCCTACGGTGCCCAGGCCGAACCGGTGGCGGCCGGCGGCCGCCAGGCAGCGTGGTTCGTGCAGGGTGAGTTCGGCGAAGGCGTGTTGCGCCACTACCGCCGGGGCGGCCTGGTCGCGAAGATCAGCGATCGCGGTTACTTCTGGCTGGGCGCGGACCGCACGCGCAGCTTCATGGAATTCCGCCTGCTGGAGTCGCTGGCCGCCCAGGGGCTGCCCGTGCCCGCGCCGGTGGCCGCCGCCTACTGGCGCCAGGGGCTGACCTACCGGGCCGCCATCATCGTCCAGCGCCTGCCCGATGTGCGGCCCCTGGCCTTGCTGCTGGACCAGGCGGTCTGGGATGCCGCGGCCGATGCGGTGGCGCGCCTGCACCTGGCCGGGGTCTGGCATGCCGACCTGAACGCCTTCAACATCCTGGTCGACACGGCGGGCAAGGCCTGGGTCATCGATTTCGACCGCGGCCAGCAGGGCGGGGTCTCGACGCCGGCGCGTATCGGCAATATGCGTCGCTTGCGCCGCTCGCTGGAAAAAGTCGGTGGCGCGGCGGGACTGGCGTTTTTCGACAAGCTCGAAGCGTCCTACCGGCGCTACATGGCCAGCCGGCCGGACTGACCCGCCGCTTCAGCGCGACCCCCCGTGCGCCGCCCCTGACACGGGTGGTAAAAACCCATTATCATTTTGCCTTTGGCGCGCCAGGGGAATCGGGCAGCGGCAGCTCTATAAACTTTCTAGGCAAGGGGCCCTGGATGAGAATCAACGCGGGTATCCGCTACGCAGTGGGGGCGGTACTGGCGACCGCGGCCGTGGCCACGGCCCATGCCCAAGACAAGGTCGTCAACGTCTATAACTGGGCCGAATACACCGCGCCCGACACCATACCCGGCTTCGAGAAAGCGACCGGCATCAAGGTGCGCTACGACGTCTACGACAACAACGACACGCTGCAGGCCAAGCTGCTTACCGGCAAGTCCGGCTACGACGTGGTGGTGCCGTCGACGCATTACGCCGCGCGCCAGTTGCAGGGCGGGTTGTTCCAGAAGCTGGACAAGTCCAAGATTCCCAACTGGCAGTACCTCGATCCCGACCTGATGGCGCTGGTCGCCACCGTCGATCCGGGCAACCAGTACCTGGTGCCGTGGGGCTATGGCACCAACGGCCTGGGCTACAACGTCACCAAGGTCCAGCAACTGCTGGGCAAGGATGCGCCGCTGGACAGCTGGGACATGCTGTTCAAGCCCGAGAACGCCGCCAAGCTGAAAGAGTGCGGCATCTCGATGCTGGACGAAGCCGCGCAGGTTTTCCCGGCGGTCCTGCATTACCTGGGCAAGGATCCCAACAGCAGCAATCCGGACGATTACAAGGAAGCGCTGGAACTTCTCAAGAAAATTCGTCCCTATATCCGTCAGTTCAGCTCGTCAGGCTATATCGACGAACTGGCCGTGGGCGACCTGTGCATGGTCTATGGCTTCTCCGGCGACGTGATGATCGCGCGCAAGCGCGCCAAGGACGCCAAGCAGCCTTACGACGTCAACTACTACATCCCCAAGGGCGGCGCGCCGGCCTGGTTCGACACGATGGCCATCCCCAAGGACGCCCAGCACGTGGACGAAGCGCTGGCCTTCATCAATTACATCGAGACCCCGCAGGTTCACGCGGCCATCACCAACACCATGTTCTATCCGAATGCCAATAAAGAGGCGCGCAAGTACGTGGTGAAGGACGTCGCCGACAACCCCATGATCTATCCGCCCGCGGATGTCGCCAAGACGCTGTACGTGATCAAGCCGCAACCGGTGAACATCCTGCGTCTGCAGACCCGCATGTGGGCCGAACTGAAGTCCGGAAGATAAGCAATCATGAGTGATAGCCGTTATCCGGCGCAGCACACGGCGGATCCGGACGAGTTCGTCCGGGTGGCCGATCTGGTAAAGATCTTCGGCGATACCGTCGCCGTCCGTTCGGTCAGCCTCAGCGTCAAGCGCAACGAGATATTCGCGCTGCTGGGCAGCTCGGGCTGCGGCAAATCGACGCTGCTGCGCATGCTCGCCGGCTTCGAGGAAGCGACATCGGGCCAGATCCTGCTCGATGGCGAGGACATCACCGCGGTGCCGCCGTACCGGCGCCCCGTCAACATGATGTTCCAGTCCTACGCGCTGTTCCCGCACATGACGGTGGAGGCCAACGTCGCCTTCGGCCTGAAGCAGGAAGGCGTAGACCGCGCCGAGATCCACGACCGCGTGTTCGAGGCGCTCAACCTGGTGCAGATGGCCGGCTACTCCCGCCGCAAGCCCAACCAGCTGTCCGGCGGCCAGCAGCAGCGCGTGGCGCTGGCGCGCAGCCTGGTCAAGCGGCCCAAGCTGCTGTTGCTGGACGAGCCCATGTCGGCGCTGGACAAGCAGATACGGCAGAAAACCCAGATCGAACTGGTGCGCATCTTGGAGCAGGTCGGCGTGACCTGCATCATGGTGACGCACGACCAGGAAGAGGCCATGACCATGGCGCACCGCCTGGCGGTGATGACCGAAGGCCAGATCATCCAGTGCGGCACGCCGCAGGACGTCTACGAGTTCCCGAACTCGCGCTTCGTCGCCGGCTTCATCGGCACCACCAACCTGTTCACCGGCACCATCGTGGTCGATGAGCCGGATCACGTCGCCATCGAAAGCGAGGAGCTGGCGCGCCCGCTGTATGTCAGCCACGGCGTCAGCGAGCCCCTGGGCATGCAGGTGCACGTCTCGATCCGGCCGGAGCGCGTCATCGTCACCCGTGAACGGCCCCAGGCCGAACACAACTGGGCGCACGGCATGGTCACCCACATGGCGTGGATGGGCAGCTATGCGCTGTACCAGATCCGTCTGGATTCGGGCGTGCAGATCGAAGCCACCGTGCCGCGCCGCGTGCTGGCGCTGAGCGACGCGCCGGCGGTGGGCGAAGAGGTCTACGCCAGCTGGGGGGCCGACAGCGCGACGGTGCTGCCCTCATGATGCGCCGGTTCCTGCCATCGGGACGCGCGCTGGCGGTGGTGCCTCCCTATCTGTGGCTGGTGCTGTTCCTGCTGGTGCCGTTCCTGCTGGTCCTGAAGATCAGCTTCGCCGACCTGCAGTTCGGCATCCCGCCCTATACGTCGCTGGTGGAGTACAAGGACCAGGCCCTGCAGTTCAGCCTGCACCTGCGTGGCTACGCGCTGCTGTTCACGGACAGCCTGTATTTCGCCACCTACCTGAGTTCGGTGAAGATCGCCGCCATCAGCACGCTGGTGTGCGTGTTGATCGGCTATCCGATGGCGTATTACATCGCCCGTTCGGCGCCGGCCACCCGCAATCTGCTGCTGCTGGGCGTGATCCTGCCGTTCTGGACCTCGCTGCTGCTGCGTGTCTATGCGTGGGTAGGCATCCTGCGCAACGACGGCCTGCTCAATAAGTTCCTGATTTCCCTGGGCATCATTTCACAGCCCCTGGAAATCTATCGCACGGACCTGGCCGTCTATATCGGCATGGTCTATTCCTATCTGCCTTTCTTCATCCTGCCGCTGTACGCCAACCTGGTGAAGATGGACCTGCGCCTGCTGGAAGCCGCCTATGACCTGGGCGCCAAGCCCTGGCAGGCCTTCTGGCGCATCACGGTGCCGCTGTCGCGGCCGGGTGTGATCGCCGGCGCCATGCTGGTCTTCATCCCCGCGGTCGGCGAGTACGTGATCCCGGAAATGCTGGGCGGCGCCAATACGCTGATGATGGGCCGCGTGATGTGGAGCGAGTTCTTCAATAACGCCGACTGGCCGATGGCCGCGTCCGTGACCTGCGTGATGGTGCTGTTGCTGCTGGTGCCGCTGGCGCTGTTCCAATACAACCAGGTCAAGCAGGCCGGGGAGGGCAAGCGATGATGCTGCGTCCGAATCCCGTTTTGCGGGCCGTGGCGCTGGGACTGGGTTTCCTGTTCCTGTACGTGCCCATCCTCAGCCTGGTGGTGTTTTCCTTCAACGATTCGCCCATCGTCACCGCCTGGTCGGGCTTCTCGTTCAAGTGGTATGCGTCACTGTTCCGCGACGACGCGCTGCTGAGCGCGGCCTGGCTGTCCTTCCGGGTGGCAGCCTTGTCGGCCACGGCGGCCACCATCATCGGCACGTGGGCGGGCTATGTGCTGGCGCGCATGGGCCGTTTCCGCGGCTTCTCGCTTTATCTGGGCATGCTCAGCGCGCCTCTGGTGATACCGGAAGTCGTCGTCGGCATTTCGCTGCTGTTGATGTTCGTCGAAGTGCGCAGCCTGATCGGCTGGCCCGACAACGGCATCTTCACCATCTGGGTGGGCCACACGACGTTCGCCATGGCCTTCGTCGCCGTCATCATCCAGTCGCGCGTGCGCGACCTGGACCGCTCGCTGGAAGAGGCCGCGCTGGACCTGGGCGCCACGCCGCTCAAGGTGTTCTTCGTCATCACGCTGCCGCTGATCGCGCCGGCCCTGGCGTCGGCCTGGCTGCTGTCCTTCACGCTGTCGCTGGACGACGTGATCCTGTCTTCCTTCCTGTCCGGCCCGGGTTATACGACCCTGCCGCTGGAAGTCTTTTCGCGGGTGCGGCTGGGCCTCAAGCCCGAGGTCAACGCGCTGGCGGCCCTGTTCATCCTGGCCGTCGGCATCTGCGTCATCGTCGCCAACCGCCTGCAACGCCTCAAGGAGCTTTCTTCATGACCCAAGTCGTTCTCTATGGCCTCAAGCAATGCAGCACGTGCGTGAAGGCCCGCACGTGGCTGGACGCGCATGGCGTGAGCAACGAGTTCATCGACTACCGCGACCATCCGGTCAAGCCGGCCTTGCTGAAAGAGTGGGCCGGCCAACTGGGCGGCTGGGAAAAGCTGGTCAACCGGACGTCCATGACCTGGCGTGCCTTGCCCGAGGAGCGCCGCGGCGCGACCACCGACGCGGAATGGCTGGCCTTGATCAAGGAATTCCCGGCGCTGGTGCGCCGCCCGGTCAGCGTCACGCCCGACGGCGTGGCCGCGGTCGGTTTCTCGGAAAAGCGCTACGGCGAACGTTTCGCCTGAGGCCCGCGCGATGGCGGGCGGCGCGGCCTACGACTACCGTTCCGATGCGGTCATCGGCCGGCCGCTGCCCGACGCCTTCTTCAATCGCGATGCCCGCCAGCTTGCCCGCGAACTGCTGGGCATGGTGCTGCGCCGCCGTCACGAAGGCCTGTGGCTGGCGGCGCGCATCATCGAGACCGAGGTCTATTACCTGGACGAGAAGGGCAGCCACGCTTCCCTGGGCTATACGCACAAGCGCCGCGCCCTGTTCATGGACGGCGGCACCATCTATATGTATTACGCCCGGGGCGGCGATTCCTTGAACTTCAGCGCCGCCGGCCCCGGCAATGCCGTGCTGATCAAGTCGGCCCATCCCTGGCTGGATGACGTGTCGGGGGAGGATGCCCTGGCAAGGATGCAGGCCCTGAGTCCGGACGCGCGCGGCGCGGCCCGGTCGCCGCAACGGCTGTGCGCCGGCCAGACCCTGCTATGCCGGGCGCTGGACCTGAAAGTGCCGCAATGGGACGGGCAGGGCTTCGACCCCGCCACGTTTTTCGTCGACGACGTGGGCGCGCGACCCGCGCAGCTATTGCGCACGACGCGGCTGGGCATACCGCCGGGACGCGACGAGCACCTGCCTTACCGTTATGTGGATCCCGCCTATGCGCCTTTCTGTACGCGCAATCCGCTGCGGCGGGGGCAGGTGGCGGGCCGGGATTACGCCTGGGTCACGCGGGCCGGCAAGCCTTGCAGGGGTCAGGTCTAGCGACCCGACCCCGTCCGGCCTGTGTCTCGGCGCTTCGCGCTCTTTCCCTACTCGGAGACCTGATTCGTTTGTTGCCCCTCAGGTCAACCCTGCGGGTTGCCCGGTCCCCCAAGGGGACGCTTTTGACTTGGGGCGGCCCGGCGTCAAATGGCCCGGTTCGCACGCGCGGCGCGTGCGGCGCGCGCTTTCAGGCGCACGATCATGGCGTCCACCTTGCGCTGGATGCGACGGCGGTTCAAGGACTTGCTGAGGGCATATATCGGCACCGCCTGCTTGGAGCCGAAACCGTCGATCAGATACAGCCCGCTCTTGCCCTGGGCGTTTTCGCCCATGACGATGTTGCGTGCCGAAATGTCGTTGAGGATGATGTGATGGTCGGCCAGCGAATCGAAGAAGAACGCCAGCTCGCGCGCCAGTTCGGGCGCCAGGTGGCCTTCGCGCTTGACCATTTCCTCGACCGTGGGGGCCAGGCCGCCTTCGCCGTCGGAAATCTTTTCCACCAGCAAGCCCAGGCCTTGCGAGGTTTCGGCCAGGCCGACCACGCGCGCCATCGGAATCTGCCAGCGGCCGGCCGCGGCGTTGTAGGCCGCCGCGTATTCGGACAATTCGTGGATGTAGGCGCTATAGGCGCCTTCCCGCTGGAACAGCGTCTTGATCAGGCGGCGCCACGGGTGC is a window of Bordetella sp. N DNA encoding:
- a CDS encoding YrbL family protein, translated to MSIVPLQRRRTAAQPAPLPALVPGHGLPFGALELDELVPIAAGTERSVYQHPYEPNLLVKVVNRQNFAETMDKHPWRRLIKTLFQREGAYSAYIHELSEYAAAYNAAAGRWQIPMARVVGLAETSQGLGLLVEKISDGEGGLAPTVEEMVKREGHLAPELARELAFFFDSLADHHIILNDISARNIVMGENAQGKSGLYLIDGFGSKQAVPIYALSKSLNRRRIQRKVDAMIVRLKARAARAARANRAI